One region of Manduca sexta isolate Smith_Timp_Sample1 chromosome 25, JHU_Msex_v1.0, whole genome shotgun sequence genomic DNA includes:
- the LOC115444962 gene encoding sialic acid synthase → MVEVKISEDIKIGANKPCFIIAEVGQNHQGDIEIAKKLIKAAKEAGASCVKFQKTCLKEKFTKKYLEKPYNNPNSWGYTYGEHKKHLEFSETQYRELFRYAHEIGILFTASAMDMVSFDFLVNLKVPFIKIGSGDSNNLLFLKYAASKNIPLIISTGMVDKSAVKTIYDIISAQHKQFCLLHCISAYPVPFEDCNLTVLQDYKNTFDIPVGYSGQELGTAVALAAVALGAKVLEKHITLDKTMKGTDHVCSLTPTEFQQLVRDVRVIEASMGTPIKRVVTSEIPCIDKLQKSLVMGSTKNKGEILYPGDVKIKVAEPKGLNALHFEEVIYKTLVYDKKEDDPLNQGDFC, encoded by the exons ATGGTTGAAGTTAAGATATCTGAAGACATTAAAATTGGCGCCAACAAACCGTGTTTTATAATTGCGGAAGTTGGACAAAATCACCAAGGCGACATAGAAATtgcaaagaaattaattaaagctGCAAAG GAGGCCGGTGCAAGTTGTGTtaaattccagaaaacatgcctaaaagaaaaattcacaaagaaataccTCGAGAAACCGTACAACAATCCTAACTCTTGGGGCTATACTTATGGAGAACATAAAAAGCACTTGGAATTTTCGGAAACTCAGTATCGGGAATTGTTTAGATATGCGCACGAAATCGGAATATTGTTCACAGCCTCCGCTATGGACATG gtatCATTCGATTTTCTAGTCAATTTAAAAGTGCCGTTTATAAAAATCGGCTCTGGAGATTCTAACAATTTGCTATTCCTCAAGTACGCAGCTTCCAAAAATATCCCACTAATAATATCAACTGGAATGGTGGATAAGAGCGCTGTAAAAACCATCTACGATATAATATCGGCGCAACACAAACAGTTTTGTTTGCTGCATTGTATATCGGCGTACCCCGTACCGTTTGAAGACTGCAATTTAACCGTATTACAAGACTATAAGAACACATTTGATATACCCGTCGGATATTCTGGTCAGGAGCTCGGCACGGCTGTAGCTTTGGCCGCCGTCGCTTTAGGAGCAAAG GTTTTGGAGAAACACATCACCCTCGACAAGACTATGAAAGGCACAGATCACGTATGCTCTCTCACTCCGACGGAGTTCCAACAGCTAGTCCGAGACGTGCGCGTCATCGAAGCGTCGATGGGCACGCCGATCAAGAGAGTCGTCACATCag aaatTCCGTGCATCGACAAACTTCAAAAATCTCTCGTTATGGGGTCTACTAAAAATAAAGGCGAGATATTGTATCCAGGAGACGTGAAGATTAAAGTCGCTGAGCCCAAAGGTCTAAACGCGTTACACTTCGAGGAGGTTATTTACAAGACACTGGTCTATGACAAGAAAGAAGATGATCCTCTCAATCAAGGGGACTTCTgctaa